One genomic segment of Hemibagrus wyckioides isolate EC202008001 linkage group LG08, SWU_Hwy_1.0, whole genome shotgun sequence includes these proteins:
- the frs2b gene encoding fibroblast growth factor receptor substrate 2b isoform X2 codes for MSLIGIFAFKCARAEEIFNMLQDIMHNNSISVVEEPVFEPALTHTHAEPDAPQTPRTPTGGALPVLPNGSLRYPSLGDASSHPSSRHPSVGSARLPSVGEESTHPLLMPDDSIRGHTYVNTTGLLEDQHAGAGHGDPPAPHSPAPEGEEPVQAPDPGPRVQLEREGVRFVLGPTPVQRQLMARERQQDGGVSSGSTLNSANGSVATTEAAPVQSNGPVFGPSRRRPRPPPLSPDANVNNSAQRRTALLDYENLPSLPPLREDPKAGDEEEDHDEAARTKTQPPNGYHSADSAHLYINTENVASAMWPDSVPLSAGWVESGPLSAGRVESGHFSVFNFDLRRPYEPHTLNYIEVEMDPGSDCSTPRTPHTPASPRPPTPTTAPSTATPTRRTELYAVIDVERTAAMSNLQRAQPRYDGTSRKTRHNSVDLPM; via the exons ATGAGTCTGATTG GAATCTTTGCGTTTAAGTGTGCTCGAGCAGAGGAGATCTTCAACATGCTGCAGGACATAATGCACAACAACAGCATCAGTGTGGTGGAGGAGCCTGTGTTTGAAcctgcgctcacacacacacacgctgaaccGGACGCTCCACAAACGCCTCGTACTCCCAccg GTGGTGCTCTTCCTGTTTTACCCAATGGTAGTCTGCGGTACCCTTCACTAGGTGACGCCTCCTCCCACCCCTCCAGTAGGCACCCCTCAGTGGGCAGCGCCCGCTTGCCGTCTGTGGGAGAAGAGTCCACTCACCCGCTGCTGATGCCTGACGACAGCATACGG GGCCACACCTATGTGAACACTACAGGCCTCTTGGAGGATCAGCATGCAGGAGCAGGACACGGTGACCCACCTGCCCCCCATAGCCCTGCCCCAGAGGGGGAGGAGCCTGTGCAGGCCCCAGACCCTGGTCCTCGTGTACAGTTGGAGCGTGAAGGTGTGAGGTTCGTGTTGGGGCCGACGCCCGTGCAGAGGCAGCTCATGGCCAGGGAGAGGCAGCAAGATGGAGGCGTGTCGTCTGGCTCCACTCTAAACTCGGCTAATGGAAGTGTGGCCACTACAGAGGCAGCTCCAGTGCAATCAAACGGTCCTGTATTTGGCCCATCACGTCGCAGGCCCCGCCCCCCACCTCTCAGCCCTGACGCTAACGTGAACAACTCGGCCCAGCGCAGAACGGCACTGCTGGACTACGAGAACCTTCCCTCGCTCCCTCCACTGAGAGAGGACCCTAAAGCAGGTGACGAGGAGGAGGATCATGACGAGGCCGCCAGGACCAAGACCCAGCCCCCCAACGGTTACCACAGCGCAGACTCCGCCCACCTCTACATCAACACAGAGAACGTAGCCTCTGCGATGTGGCCAGATTCTGTGCCTCTGAGTGCGGGGTGGGTGGAGTCTGGGCCGCTAAGTGCCGGGAGGGTGGAGTCAGGGCATTTCAGCGTGTTTAACTTTGACCTGCGGCGTCCATACGAGCCGCACACACTCAACTACATTGAGGTGGAAATGGACCCGGGCTCGGACTGCAGTACGCCCAGGACACCGCACACGCCTGCCTCACCGCGCCCTCCCACGCCCACCACCGCCCCATCCACGGCCACACCCACGCGCAGGACCGAACTCTATGCAGTGATCGATGTGGAGCGTACGGCAGCCATGTCGAACCTGCAAAGAGCGCAGCCTCGCTATGATGGTACGTCCAGGAAAACCAGACACAACAGCGTGGACCTGCCCATGTAA
- the frs2b gene encoding fibroblast growth factor receptor substrate 2b isoform X1, giving the protein MGSCWSCPDKESIPDNHQSKFKVVNVDDDGNELGAGIMELTEDELVLRTHKCDAVRWPYLCLRRYGYDSNLFSFESGRRCQTGQGIFAFKCARAEEIFNMLQDIMHNNSISVVEEPVFEPALTHTHAEPDAPQTPRTPTGGALPVLPNGSLRYPSLGDASSHPSSRHPSVGSARLPSVGEESTHPLLMPDDSIRGHTYVNTTGLLEDQHAGAGHGDPPAPHSPAPEGEEPVQAPDPGPRVQLEREGVRFVLGPTPVQRQLMARERQQDGGVSSGSTLNSANGSVATTEAAPVQSNGPVFGPSRRRPRPPPLSPDANVNNSAQRRTALLDYENLPSLPPLREDPKAGDEEEDHDEAARTKTQPPNGYHSADSAHLYINTENVASAMWPDSVPLSAGWVESGPLSAGRVESGHFSVFNFDLRRPYEPHTLNYIEVEMDPGSDCSTPRTPHTPASPRPPTPTTAPSTATPTRRTELYAVIDVERTAAMSNLQRAQPRYDGTSRKTRHNSVDLPM; this is encoded by the exons ATGGGAAGCTGCTGGAGCTGTCCAGATAAAGAATCCATACCTGACAATCACCAGAGCAAGTTCAAG GTGGTGAACGTTGACGATGATGGTAACGAGCTCGGTGCTGGGATCATGGAGCTGACCGAGGACGAACTCGTTCTCCGCACACACAAGTGTGATGCTGTCAGGTGGCCTTACCTGTGCCTCCGTCGCTATGGTTACGACTCCAATCTCTTCTCTTTCGAGAGTGGCCGCCGCTGCCAGACTGGGCAAg GAATCTTTGCGTTTAAGTGTGCTCGAGCAGAGGAGATCTTCAACATGCTGCAGGACATAATGCACAACAACAGCATCAGTGTGGTGGAGGAGCCTGTGTTTGAAcctgcgctcacacacacacacgctgaaccGGACGCTCCACAAACGCCTCGTACTCCCAccg GTGGTGCTCTTCCTGTTTTACCCAATGGTAGTCTGCGGTACCCTTCACTAGGTGACGCCTCCTCCCACCCCTCCAGTAGGCACCCCTCAGTGGGCAGCGCCCGCTTGCCGTCTGTGGGAGAAGAGTCCACTCACCCGCTGCTGATGCCTGACGACAGCATACGG GGCCACACCTATGTGAACACTACAGGCCTCTTGGAGGATCAGCATGCAGGAGCAGGACACGGTGACCCACCTGCCCCCCATAGCCCTGCCCCAGAGGGGGAGGAGCCTGTGCAGGCCCCAGACCCTGGTCCTCGTGTACAGTTGGAGCGTGAAGGTGTGAGGTTCGTGTTGGGGCCGACGCCCGTGCAGAGGCAGCTCATGGCCAGGGAGAGGCAGCAAGATGGAGGCGTGTCGTCTGGCTCCACTCTAAACTCGGCTAATGGAAGTGTGGCCACTACAGAGGCAGCTCCAGTGCAATCAAACGGTCCTGTATTTGGCCCATCACGTCGCAGGCCCCGCCCCCCACCTCTCAGCCCTGACGCTAACGTGAACAACTCGGCCCAGCGCAGAACGGCACTGCTGGACTACGAGAACCTTCCCTCGCTCCCTCCACTGAGAGAGGACCCTAAAGCAGGTGACGAGGAGGAGGATCATGACGAGGCCGCCAGGACCAAGACCCAGCCCCCCAACGGTTACCACAGCGCAGACTCCGCCCACCTCTACATCAACACAGAGAACGTAGCCTCTGCGATGTGGCCAGATTCTGTGCCTCTGAGTGCGGGGTGGGTGGAGTCTGGGCCGCTAAGTGCCGGGAGGGTGGAGTCAGGGCATTTCAGCGTGTTTAACTTTGACCTGCGGCGTCCATACGAGCCGCACACACTCAACTACATTGAGGTGGAAATGGACCCGGGCTCGGACTGCAGTACGCCCAGGACACCGCACACGCCTGCCTCACCGCGCCCTCCCACGCCCACCACCGCCCCATCCACGGCCACACCCACGCGCAGGACCGAACTCTATGCAGTGATCGATGTGGAGCGTACGGCAGCCATGTCGAACCTGCAAAGAGCGCAGCCTCGCTATGATGGTACGTCCAGGAAAACCAGACACAACAGCGTGGACCTGCCCATGTAA